From the Lepisosteus oculatus isolate fLepOcu1 chromosome 1, fLepOcu1.hap2, whole genome shotgun sequence genome, one window contains:
- the LOC102687275 gene encoding homeobox protein Hox-D3a-like yields MQKALYYENAGPFLEYSCQDPTALGFQQLYSTPAEYQSLTYYLPEDNSPCDPGSDPEHSAAPSGCRVPDLPETPLRHPPLTPSPDSSTTSAQRSPCRSASNPPDRSPGADKARIASTSSSSTHLPKQIFPWMGERRQTSKQKHPSSAVSGESASSGETSPPGGASKRARTAYTNVQLVELEKEFHFNRYLCRPRRLEMAALLNLSERQIKIWFQNRRMKYKKDHKGRAGLGSPLGGLSPSRSPPPGSSFSGELGYEAPLSQPYGKAAPGSSIYGLAAYSAPPYECPPPAAQKRYAATSLAQEYEQLCVPGDSGYGNPSSGYSGAGFAEPHAPALLSSHPPSQLFHLPHPSSASMDYSCPASSPARHGLGPCDPNPSYTELSSHCCTAQDIAQEPPTLTHL; encoded by the exons atgCAAAAGGCGCTGTACTACGAAAATGCAGGCCCTTTCTTGGAATACTCGTGCCAAGACCCCACTGCGTTGGGATTCCAGCAACTGTATTCAACTCCCGCGGAGTATCAGTCCCTGACCTACTACTTGCCCGAAGACAACTCGCCATGTGACCCCGGCAGCGACCCCGAGCACAGCGCGGCCCCCAGCGGCTGCCGCGTCCCCGACTTGCCTGAGACCCCTCTCCGCCACCCTCCGCTCACCCCTTCGCCGGACTCCAGCACCACCTCGGCCCAGAGGAGCCCGTGCAGAAGCGCCTCGAACCCGCCCGACCGCAGCCCTGGCGCAGACAAAGCCCGAATCGCCAGCACCTCTTCCTCCAGCACTCATTTGCCCAAACAAATCTTCCCCTGGATGGGAGAGAGGCGCCAGACGTCCAAACAGAAGCACCCCAGTTCCGCTGTATCAG GGGAGTCGGCCAGCAGCGGGGAGACCAGCCCCCCAGGGGGTGCGTCCAAGCGCGCCCGCACAGCCTACACCAACGTGCAGCTGGTGGAGCTGGAGAAGGAGTTCCACTTCAACCGCTACCTGTGCCGGCCCCGGCGCCTGGAGATGGCCGCCCTGCTCAACCTGTCCGAGCGGCAGATCAAGATCTGGTTCCAGAACCGCCGCATGAAGTACAAGAAGGACCACAAGGGCCGGGCGGGGCTGGGCTCCCCCCTCGGGGGGCTGTCCCCCAGCCGCAGCCCCCCGCCGGGCTCCTCGTTCTCGGGCGAGCTGGGCTACGAGGCGCCCCTCTCTCAGCCCTACGGCAAGGCGGCCCCCGGCAGCAGCATCTACGGCCTGGCCGCCTACTCCGCGCCCCCCTACGAGTGCCCCCCGCCCGCGGCGCAGAAGCGGTACGCCGCGACCTCGCTGGCGCAGGAGTACGAGCAGCTCTGCGTGCCGGGGGACAGCGGCTACGGCAACCCCAGCTCCGGGTACTCGGGGGCCGGCTTCGCCGAGCCCCACGCCCCcgccctgctctcctcccacccGCCGTCCCAGCTCTTCCACCTCCCCCACCCCTCCTCCGCCAGCATGGACTACTCCTGCCCCGCCTCCAGCCCCGCCAGGCACGGCCTGGGCCCCTGCGACCCCAACCCCTCCTACACCGAGCTCAGCTCGCACTGCTGCACCGCTCAGGACATCGCTCAGGAGCCGCCCACTCTCACACACCTGTAA